In one window of Oryzias melastigma strain HK-1 linkage group LG5, ASM292280v2, whole genome shotgun sequence DNA:
- the LOC118597891 gene encoding vegetative cell wall protein gp1-like, whose amino-acid sequence MAPLNTTFLFDWWLFLSSDTADGQATSTEPPPFTLPRTLDQTSSPAAPPESPCFGQPHNSAPAAMEHAPEQCQIPPDILQPSAPAEDAPPPHPLAGQSDPSVLPLPPTASSVVATELKPEEADSEAKEASTVQPMDVSDCPEAPNPPDDEKGTPDDDRCSSSESVPSLAAALMELHELLVSNSRAQSQDSSMSCSPPCSLKASPTPENAQPTHCTAVTPEEEPSDAKANDPAAAAECRVFENTLVEGPTGTGDGSSRSISDPAGIPEVREPPEGQHERGVADGQASAPNTQDSPDTDSTPLVLEVPQDGVSGISGVSASAPSLPLPARPSSPAPPSPHPFTEHFPAEHIERIQAAGFSASEAVEALERAHGVVELALLALLARSITVPT is encoded by the coding sequence atggcccctttaaacaCAACGTTCCTCTTTGACTGGTGGTTGTTTCTGTCCTCAGACACTGCAGACGGACAGGCTACCTCAACAGAGCCCCCACCATTTACATTACCCAGAACCTTAGACCAAACGTCCTCGCCCGCCGCTCCTCCTGAAAGCCCTTGCTTTGGTCAACCCCACAACTCTGCCCCCGCCGCCATGGAGCACGCTCCAGAGCAGTGCCAGATACCACCAGACATACTTCAGCCTTCAGCTCCAGCAGAggatgctcctcctcctcatcctctggCGGGCCAAAGTGACCCCAGCGTGCTCCCTTTACCCCCTACAGCTTCAAGCGTCGTCGCTACTGAACTGAAACCTGAGGAGGCGGACTCTGAAGCAAAGGAGGCTTCCACCGTTCAGCCCATGGACGTCTCTGACTGTCCTGAAGCTCCCAACCCTCCCGACGACGAGAAGGGCACGCCCGATGACGATCGCTGCTCCAGCTCTGAGAGCGTCCCTTCGCTGGCGGCCGCTCTGATGGAGCTCCACGAGCTGCTGGTTTCCAACAGCCGCGCTCAGTCCCAGGACAGCAGCATGTCCTGCTCCCCGCCGTGCTCGCTCAAAGCGTCCCCGACGCCCGAAAACGCCCAGCCCACCCACTGCACTGCCGTCACACCTGAGGAAGAACCAAGTGATGCCAAAGCCAAcgatcctgctgctgctgctgagtgtCGTGTGTTTGAGAATACTCTGGTCGAGGGTCCAACAGGAACCGGAGACGGCTCCAGCAGAAGCATTTCTGATCCCGCCGGAATCCCCGAGGTCCGGGAACCGCCAGAGGGGCAGCACGAGAGAGGGGTTGCAGACGGACAAGCCTCCGCCCCAAACACCCAGGACTCTCCGGACACGGACTCCACTCCGCTCGTCCTCGAGGTCCCGCAGGACGGAGTCTCCGGCATCTCCGGCGTCTCCGCCTCTGCGCCCTCCCTCCCTCTGCCCGCCCGGCCTTCGTCTCCAGCTCCTCCCTCTCCTCATCCCTTTACAGAGCATTTTCCAGCGGAGCACATCGAGAGGATCCAGGCTGCGGGCTTCTCCGCCTCCGAGGCCGTGGAGGCGCTGGAGCGGGCGCACGGCGTGGTGGAGCTGGCTCTGCTGGCTCTGCTGGCCCGCAGCATCACTGTGCCCACGTAG
- the LOC112145150 gene encoding protein DDI1 homolog 2 isoform X1, translated as MLVTVFCAPRDRPESTFALEVSPELELRDFVALCELESGIPAGEIQITYVEQPLKDPTRALGNYGVKDGDVVVLRQADRRPPPTQPALSGLPRIDFRSITVPGTSSSTNQRSSIRPPPPQQQPPTQPPPPQQPRPAQPSTPTASRGSFPQGLDDPALLQQMLLSNPHELSLLKERNPPLAEALLSGDLERFTKVLLEQQQDRAKREQERIRLLTADPFDLEAQAKIEEDIRQHNVEENMTIAMEEAPESFGQVVMLYINCRVNGHPVKAFVDSGAQMTIMSQACAERCNIMRLVDRRWAGIAKGVGTQKIIGRVHLAQVQIEGDFLPCSFSILEDQPMDMLLGLDMLKRHQCSIDLKKNLLVIGTTGTETRFLSEAELPECARLAYGAEGREDARPEEIADRELAEALQRSIQESGEQPESVHGATFA; from the exons ATGCTGGTCACCGTTTTCTGCGCGCCGAGGGATCGTCCAGAAAGCACGTTTGCCCTCGAGGTGTCCCCGGAGCTGGAGCTGAGAGACTTTGTAGCACTTTGTGAACTGGAGTCGGGTATTCCTGCCGGGGAAATTCAG ATCACATATGTAGAGCAGCCGCTAAAGGACCCCACGCGTGCCTTGGGGAATTATGGGGTTAAGGACGGCGATGTTGTGGTTCTACGACAAGCGGACCGAAGGCCGCCACCGACTCAGCCAGCCTTGTCAG GTCTGCCCCGTATCGACTTTCGCTCCATCACAGTCCCAGGTACGTCTTCATCAACCAACCAGCGCAGCTCTATAAGGCCGCCGCCGCCACAGCAGCAGCCGCCGACTCAACCGCCGCCGCCACAGCAGCCTCGGCCTGCGCAGCCTTCCACACCTACGGCCTCTCGTGGCTCCTTCCCCCAGGGGCTGGACGACCCCGCCTTACTCCAGCAGATGCTCTTATCAAATCCACACGAGCTCTCGCTCCTAAAAGAGAGAAACCCTCCGCTAGCCGAGGCCCTGCTGAGTGGAgatttag agcgTTTCACCAAAGTGctgctggagcagcagcaggaccgAGCCAAACGGGAACAAGAGCGGATCAGACTTCTGACTGCTGATCCATTTGATTTAGAAGCCCAAGCAAAGATTGAAGAAGACATCAG GCAACATAACGTGGAGGAAAACATGACCATTGCAATGGAGGAAGCCCCAGAAAGCTTTGGACAGGTGGTTATGCTCTACATTAACTGCAGAGTCAACGGCCACCCAGTAAAAGCTTTTGTCGACTCAG GAGCCCAGATGACCATCATGAGCCAAGCGTGTGCGGAGCGCTGTAATATCATGCGGTTGGTGGACCGACGCTGGGCCGGGATCGCCAAAGGAGTGGGAACTCAGAAAATCATCGGGAGAGTTCATCTGG ctcAGGTACAAATTGAGGGAGATTTTCTTCCCTGTTCTTTCTCCATTCTGGAAGACCAGCCCATGGACATGCTGCTGGGCCTGGACATGCTGAAGAGACACCAG TGCTCAATAGACCTGAAGAAGAACTTGCTGGTAATTGGCACCACGGGCACCGAAACCCGCTTCCTGTCGGAGGCGGAGCTGCCAGAGTGCGCCCGGCTGGCGTACGGCGCGGAGGGCCGTGAAGACGCCCGTCCAGAGGAAATAGCCGACAGAGAGCTGGCAGAGGCGCTTCAGAGGTCCATACAGGAAAGCGGTGAGCAGCCGGAGTCTGTTCATGGAGCCACGTTTGCATGA
- the epha2a gene encoding ephrin type-A receptor 2a, whose translation MALRGLNFFTFLVANGIFLSLQSNEQVLLDMRSLGSELGWLTLPYENGWEIAQTVVNGSPFYTYSVCNVDSADQDNWLRTTFIQRRPGTSRVLVELRFVVRDCHTFGSSSVGCKETFNLFLSEADADVGTNFRKGLFKKVATIAPDEITKGREVKVNTETKVVGPLSKKGFYLAFQDIGACVALLSVRVYYKTCPSTVISLAAFPETVADTLREVEGECVENAISQATPRIYCSADGDWVVPMGQCQCLPGYETTGDSCQECKPGHFKSSVSLTACQVCPRNTKPSTAGATECQCEDGFFRSPSDPPTSPCSAPPSAPRDLTATTLSGEGRMLLSWSAPLVTGNRPDLTFSVACSICDGAACSPCGERIRFETEPAELRETNIIVSELDSHFNYTFTVEAHSGVSQFDPERASATITAALDYTDPPKVTSIHLDKRGPTSLSLSWSLSRRPPAHISHRYELMYRRKEAEGERDVTTYTVRILDKSFVQISDLTPDTTYVFKVQALSPEGAPGSYSTEHEFHTSQLAERQTQSNSTVVLGAVVGVAVILLAVLAFVVLRRRRLSARGRRGAEDPYFSTDQLKPLQAYVDPHTYEDPNIAIQKFVTEIDPNAISKQKVIGVGEFGEVFRGVMKTQGRGEVTVAIKTLKPGYSEKQRQDFLSEASIMGQFSHPNIIHLEGVVTKFKHAMIVTEYMENGALDTYLKDHDGEMSPYQLLGMLRGIAAGMKYLSDMSYVHRDLAARNVLVNSNLECKVSDFGLSRVLEDDAEGTYTTRGGKIPIRWTAPEAIAYRKFTSASDVWSFGIVMWEVMAFGERPYWDMSNHEVMKAINEAFRLPAPMDCPSAIYQLMLQCWQQDRAIRPRFTDIVNILDKLLRSPESLKTIADFDPRVSIRLPSTSGGDGTMFRSVTEWLESIKMSQYKESFARAGITTMEQVLALRHEDIRNIGVRLPGHMKRIAYSILGLKDESSSLSVFAV comes from the exons tgGGAGATTGCGCAGACGGTGGTGAATGGCTCTCCCTTCTACACCTACAGCGTTTGTAACGTCGACTCTGCCGACCAGGATAACTGGTTGCGCACGACCTTCATCCAGCGGCGCCCTGGAACCAGCCGCGTCTTGGTGGAACTGCGGTTCGTGGTTCGGGACTGCCACACTTTCGGCAGCAGTTCGGTCGGCTGCAAGGAAACCTTCAACCTCTTCCTCTCCGAAGCGGACGCCGACGTCGGCACCAACTTCCGCAAGGGCCTGTTCAAGAAAGTGGCCACCATCGCACCGGACGAGATCACCAAGGGCCGGGAGGTGAAGGTCAACACCGAGACAAAGGTGGTGGGGCCTTTGTCCAAAAAAGGCTTCTACCTGGCCTTTCAGGACATTGGGGCCTGCGTGGCGCTGCTCTCGGTCCGTGTCTACTACAAGACCTGCCCGTCCACCGTGATCAGCCTGGCGGCCTTCCCGGAGACGGTGGCGGACACTCTGAGGGAAGTGGAAGGCGAATGCGTGGAGAACGCCATCAGTCAAGCCACCCCGCGCATCTACTGCAGCGCTGATGGGGACTGGGTGGTTCCAATGGGGCAGTGCCAGTGTCTCCCGGGTTATGAAACCACAGGGGACTCGTGCCAAG AATGCAAACCGGGCCACTTCAAGTCCTCCGTTTCTCTCACGGCGTGTCAAGTTTGTCCTCGAAACACGAAGCCGTCCACCGCCGGTGCCACCGAGTGTCAGTGCGAGGACGGCTTCTTCCGCTCGCCTTCAGACCCTCCAACATCACCCTGCTCTG CTCCGCCCAGCGCTCCCCGCGACCTCACTGCCACCACCCTGTCTGGAGAGGGCCGCATGCTGCTGTCCTGGAGCGCCCCGCTGGTGACAGGCAACCGCCCTGACCTCACCTTCAGCGTGGCGTGCAGCATCTGCGACGGGGCCGCGTGCTCCCCCTGCGGCGAGAGGATTCGCTTTGAAACAGAGCCCGCAGAGCTCCGGGAGACCAACATCATCGTCAGTGAGCTGGACTCCCACTTCAACTACACCTTTACTGTGGAGGCGCACAGCGGAGTCTCTCAGTTTGACCCCGAAAGAGCTTCTGCAACCATCACTGCTGCTCTGGACTACACAG ACCCCCCCAAGGTGACGTCGATCCATCTGGATAAGAGAGGTCCCACCAGCCTGTCTCTGTCCTGGAGTCTGTCTCGCAGACCTCCAGCCCACATCAGTCACCGTTACGAGCTCATGTACCGTCGTAAA GAGGCTGAAGGGGAACGCGACGTGACCACCTACACAGTTCGAATCCTGGACAAGAGCTTTGTTCAGATCAGCGACCTGACCCCCGACACCACCTATGTCTTCAAGGTGCAGGCGCTGAGTCCTGAAGGCGCTCCTGGCAGCTACAGCACGGAGCACGAGTTCCACACTTCACAGCTCG CTGAGCGTCAGACCCAGAGCAACTCCACCGTGGTTTTGGGAGCCGTGGTCGGCGTGGCGGTGATCCTGCTTGCTGTGCTGGCGTTCGTGGTGCTGCGAAGGAG gAGACTGAGCGCTCGTGGCAGGAGAGGAGCCGAGGATCCCTACTTCTCCACCG ACCAGCTGAAGCCTCTGCAGGCCTATGTTGACCCGCACACCTACGAGGACCCCAACATCGCCATCCAAAAGTTTGTGACAGAGATCGACCCAAACGCCATCAGCAAGCAAAAAGTCATCGGTGTCG GAGAGTTTGGGGAAGTGTTTCGAGGCGTGATGAAGACTCAAGGCCGAGGGGAAGTGACGGTCGCCATCAAGACTCTGAAGCCGGGCTACTCCGAGAAGCAGAGGCAGGACTTCCTGAGCGAGGCCAGCATCATGGGCCAGTTCTCACACCCAAACATCATCCACCTGGAAGGAGTCGTCACCAAAT TCAAGCACGCCATGATAGTGACGGAATACATGGAGAACGGCGCTCTGGATACGTACCTGAAG GACCACGATGGGGAAATGTCTCCATACCAGCTGTTGGGGATGCTGCGAGGAATAGCTGCTGGCATGAAATATCTGTCAGACATGAGCTACGTCCACCGAGACCTGGCCGCAAGAAACGTTCTGGTCAACAGCAACTTGGAGTGTAAAGTGTCCGACTTTGGGCTGTCGCGCGTTCTGGAGGACGACGCCGAGGGGACCTACACCACCAGA GGGGGTAAGATTCCGATCCGCTGGACCGCCCCAGAGGCCATCGCGTACAGGAAGTTCACTTCAGCCAGCGACGTGTGGAGCTTCGGCATCGTCATGTGGGAAGTCATGGCATTTGGGGAACGGCCCTACTGGGACATGAGCAACCACGAG GTCATGAAGGCGATCAACGAGGCCTTCAGGCTTCCCGCCCCCATGGACTGCCCGTCCGCCATCTACCAGCTCATGCTGCAGTGCTGGCAGCAGGACCGTGCCATCCGACCGCGCTTCACAGACATCGTCAACATTTTGGACAAACTTCTCCGGAGCCCAGAGTCCTTGAAAACCATCGCAGACTTTGATCCGCG CGTCTCCATCCGCCTGCCCAGCACCAGCGGCGGTGACGGCACCATGTTCAGGTCCGTCACCGAGTGGCTGGAGTCCATCAAGATGAGTCAGTACAAGGAAAGCTTCGCTCGCGCCGGAATAACCACCATGGAGCAGGTGCTCGCTCTGAGGCATGA GGACATCAGGAACATCGGCGTGCGTCTGCCCGGTCACATGAAGAGGATAGCATACAGCATCTTAGGCCTGAAAGACGAGAGCAGCTCCCTCAGCGTGTTCGCCGTGTGA
- the cplane2 gene encoding ciliogenesis and planar polarity effector 2, with the protein MIPPGSVIIADWHLCKESKEFFQKILHKKGRKKFGLLESPVMPPHVSVETVHYKVFLSGKSGVGKTTLAARLAGLNLPSVHHETTGIETTVVYWPVRLRDGGRVLFFRLQLWDCGENALRRFDHLLPSCREQADAVLFLFSFIDRTSFDDLSNQTAKWSDPSVVKVVIGTKFDLFMHCDVSERDVKEFQERWNLPVLRTGGEVTDGLGDVAPILNCLAENLWHQDCLMRTVQPSQQDCVTVL; encoded by the exons ATGATTCCTCCCGGTTCGGTTATCATCGCTGACTGGCATCTGTGTAAAGAAAGCAAagagtttttccaaaaaattttACACAAGAAAGGACGCAAGAAATTTG GCCTGTTGGAGTCTCCAGTGATGCCCCCTCATGTATCCGTGGAAACCGTTCATTATAAAGTCTTCCTCTCCGGCAAAAGTGGCGTTGGCAAAACCACACTTGCTGCTCGCCTCGCAGGCCTGAATCTTCCCAGCGTGCACCACGAGACCACAG GCATAGAGACCACGGTGGTGTACTGGCCGGTGAGGCTGAGAGACGGCGGCAGGGTGCTGTTCTTCCGTCTGCAGCTGTGGGACTGTGGAGAGAACGCCTTGCGTAGATTTGATCATTTACTTCCA TCCTGCAGGGAGCAGGCGGACGccgtcctcttcctcttctccttCATCGACAGGACGTCCTTTGATGACCTGTCGAACCAAACGGCCAAATGGAGCGACCCGTCTGTTGTCAAAGTGGTGATTGGTACCAA ATTTGACCTTTTCATGCACTGCGACGTGTCAGAAAGAGACGTCAAGGAGTTTCAGGAAAGGTGGAACTTGCCGGTGCTGCGTACGGGTGGGGAGGTCACCGACGGGCTCGGGGACGTGGCCCCCATCCTAAACTGCCTCGCAGAGAACTTGTGGCATCAAGATTGCCTGATGAGGACCGTCCAGCCTTCGCAGCAGGACTGCGTGACGGTTCTATGA
- the LOC112145150 gene encoding protein DDI1 homolog 2 isoform X2, with translation MLVTVFCAPRDRPESTFALEVSPELELRDFVALCELESGIPAGEIQITYVEQPLKDPTRALGNYGVKDGDVVVLRQADRRPPPTQPALSGLPRIDFRSITVPGTSSSTNQRSSIRPPPPQQQPPTQPPPPQQPRPAQPSTPTASRGSFPQGLDDPALLQQMLLSNPHELSLLKERNPPLAEALLSGDLERFTKVLLEQQQDRAKREQERIRLLTADPFDLEAQAKIEEDIRQHNVEENMTIAMEEAPESFGQVVMLYINCRVNGHPVKAFVDSGAQMTIMSQACAERCNIMRLVDRRWAGIAKGVGTQKIIGRVHLAQVQIEGDFLPCSFSILEDQPMDMLLGLDMLKRHQCSIDLKKNLLVIGTTGTETRFLSEAELPECARLAYGAEGREDARPEEIADRELAEALQRSIQESGQH, from the exons ATGCTGGTCACCGTTTTCTGCGCGCCGAGGGATCGTCCAGAAAGCACGTTTGCCCTCGAGGTGTCCCCGGAGCTGGAGCTGAGAGACTTTGTAGCACTTTGTGAACTGGAGTCGGGTATTCCTGCCGGGGAAATTCAG ATCACATATGTAGAGCAGCCGCTAAAGGACCCCACGCGTGCCTTGGGGAATTATGGGGTTAAGGACGGCGATGTTGTGGTTCTACGACAAGCGGACCGAAGGCCGCCACCGACTCAGCCAGCCTTGTCAG GTCTGCCCCGTATCGACTTTCGCTCCATCACAGTCCCAGGTACGTCTTCATCAACCAACCAGCGCAGCTCTATAAGGCCGCCGCCGCCACAGCAGCAGCCGCCGACTCAACCGCCGCCGCCACAGCAGCCTCGGCCTGCGCAGCCTTCCACACCTACGGCCTCTCGTGGCTCCTTCCCCCAGGGGCTGGACGACCCCGCCTTACTCCAGCAGATGCTCTTATCAAATCCACACGAGCTCTCGCTCCTAAAAGAGAGAAACCCTCCGCTAGCCGAGGCCCTGCTGAGTGGAgatttag agcgTTTCACCAAAGTGctgctggagcagcagcaggaccgAGCCAAACGGGAACAAGAGCGGATCAGACTTCTGACTGCTGATCCATTTGATTTAGAAGCCCAAGCAAAGATTGAAGAAGACATCAG GCAACATAACGTGGAGGAAAACATGACCATTGCAATGGAGGAAGCCCCAGAAAGCTTTGGACAGGTGGTTATGCTCTACATTAACTGCAGAGTCAACGGCCACCCAGTAAAAGCTTTTGTCGACTCAG GAGCCCAGATGACCATCATGAGCCAAGCGTGTGCGGAGCGCTGTAATATCATGCGGTTGGTGGACCGACGCTGGGCCGGGATCGCCAAAGGAGTGGGAACTCAGAAAATCATCGGGAGAGTTCATCTGG ctcAGGTACAAATTGAGGGAGATTTTCTTCCCTGTTCTTTCTCCATTCTGGAAGACCAGCCCATGGACATGCTGCTGGGCCTGGACATGCTGAAGAGACACCAG TGCTCAATAGACCTGAAGAAGAACTTGCTGGTAATTGGCACCACGGGCACCGAAACCCGCTTCCTGTCGGAGGCGGAGCTGCCAGAGTGCGCCCGGCTGGCGTACGGCGCGGAGGGCCGTGAAGACGCCCGTCCAGAGGAAATAGCCGACAGAGAGCTGGCAGAGGCGCTTCAGAGGTCCATACAGGAAAGCG GACAGCACTGA